One region of Catenuloplanes indicus genomic DNA includes:
- a CDS encoding TIGR03618 family F420-dependent PPOX class oxidoreductase has protein sequence MTLPDDLLRVLRGKAICFVTTLMPDGSPQISQTWAGTDGEHILINTVETHQKTRNIGRDARVAVGIADPTAPLRSWAVRGTVVSATTDGARDHIDELSQQYIGRPYPGFSGGGHDRVLLTIRVDKLHVPSR, from the coding sequence ATGACCCTCCCCGACGATCTGCTCCGCGTGCTCCGCGGCAAGGCGATCTGCTTCGTCACCACGCTGATGCCGGACGGCTCCCCGCAGATCTCGCAGACCTGGGCCGGGACCGACGGTGAACACATCTTGATCAACACGGTGGAGACCCACCAGAAGACCCGCAACATCGGGCGCGACGCCCGGGTGGCCGTCGGCATCGCCGATCCGACCGCCCCGCTGCGGTCCTGGGCGGTGCGCGGCACCGTGGTGTCGGCCACGACGGACGGCGCCCGGGATCACATCGACGAGCTGTCCCAGCAGTACATCGGCCGTCCGTACCCCGGCTTCAGCGGCGGCGGTCACGACCGGGTCCTGCTCACCATCCGGGTCGACAAACTGCACGTCCCCAGCCGGTAG
- a CDS encoding carboxymuconolactone decarboxylase family protein has translation MSEEDLVAGRNAQASDPKVAAALTFAKTVIETKGFVSDEDLKAVREAGYTDGEIGEIVAAVALNTFTDYFNSVGRTELDFPPVAGVHTGH, from the coding sequence GTGAGCGAGGAGGATCTGGTCGCCGGCCGCAACGCGCAGGCCTCGGACCCGAAGGTGGCGGCGGCGCTGACGTTCGCCAAGACCGTCATCGAGACCAAGGGCTTCGTCTCCGACGAGGACCTGAAGGCGGTCCGCGAGGCCGGCTACACCGACGGCGAGATCGGTGAGATCGTGGCCGCGGTCGCGCTCAACACGTTCACCGACTACTTCAACTCGGTCGGCCGGACCGAGCTGGACTTCCCGCCGGTGGCCGGCGTGCACACCGGTCACTGA
- a CDS encoding TetR/AcrR family transcriptional regulator, translating to MTEPSPPLRRDAERNRQMLLRTAYELMATDGLTVTYEEIARAAGTGLGTVYRRFPQRQDLLDALFSAHIEAVVGFAEEAARQDDALAALARFLERQLELEAGNRGLGELLRGQKQSSTLVRDASERMTPLITGLVARAVRAGQLPAGVTPGDFAAAHVMVGSVMDASRTVAPQLWRRALAIALAGLQHADLPGVAPDETVIDHFYQDRTR from the coding sequence GTGACCGAGCCCTCCCCTCCGCTGCGCCGCGACGCCGAGCGGAACCGTCAGATGCTGCTGCGCACCGCGTACGAGCTGATGGCCACCGACGGGCTGACGGTGACGTACGAGGAGATCGCGCGGGCCGCCGGCACCGGGCTGGGAACGGTCTACCGCCGGTTCCCGCAGCGGCAGGACCTGCTGGACGCGCTCTTCTCGGCGCACATCGAGGCGGTCGTCGGGTTCGCCGAGGAGGCGGCACGGCAGGACGACGCGCTGGCCGCGCTGGCCCGCTTCCTGGAGCGGCAGCTGGAGCTGGAGGCCGGCAACCGAGGCCTGGGCGAGCTGCTGCGCGGTCAGAAGCAGTCTTCCACGCTCGTGCGCGACGCCAGCGAGCGGATGACGCCGCTGATCACCGGCCTCGTCGCGCGGGCGGTGCGCGCGGGGCAGCTGCCGGCCGGGGTCACGCCCGGCGACTTCGCGGCCGCACACGTCATGGTCGGCAGCGTCATGGACGCGTCCCGCACGGTCGCCCCGCAGCTGTGGCGGCGCGCGCTCGCGATCGCGCTGGCCGGCCTGCAACACGCGGACCTGCCCGGTGTCGCACCGGACGAGACCGTGATCGACCACTTCTATCAGGACCGGACCAGGTGA
- a CDS encoding cellulase family glycosylhydrolase encodes MKRSRIAAVLALAGVLVAALVVTAMPASAAVAQFAVVNSWSGGYEGRFTVTNNTSSPVTSWRVQFDLPSGTSISNSWNAQQSVSGNRYTFANAAWNGSLAAGASTTFGFTVNGTGTPSGCTIDGVSCSGGGTPTTSPPGTPPPTTPPPAGGTPVAQHGQLRVCGTGMCNSGGARVQLRGISSMWLNWETQPYAENLSALTWMRDNWNLQVIRAAMGVEPEGAYLSNPSKARAQVETIINNAVTAGVYVIVDWHDHAAENHQAQSVAFFSDLARRYGHLPNVIWEPYNEPLQVGWTSVIKPYHQAVVTAIRQHDPDNIIVLGTPTWSQDVDAAAASPVQGTNLMYTLHFYSCTHGASLRAKGDAAIRAGLALFVTEWGASHADGGLDGRICQSEAQAWIDWMRANGISWTAWKLDVGTDTTNLLSPGAPVTGGWTNYLRGHGPFVVASMR; translated from the coding sequence ATGAAGAGATCGAGAATCGCCGCCGTGCTCGCCCTGGCCGGTGTGCTGGTCGCTGCCCTGGTCGTCACCGCGATGCCGGCCAGCGCGGCCGTCGCCCAGTTCGCCGTCGTCAACAGCTGGAGCGGTGGGTACGAGGGCCGGTTCACCGTCACCAACAACACCTCGTCGCCGGTGACGTCCTGGCGGGTGCAGTTCGACCTGCCGTCCGGCACCAGCATCAGCAACTCGTGGAACGCGCAGCAGAGCGTGTCCGGCAATCGGTACACGTTCGCCAACGCGGCGTGGAACGGCTCGCTCGCCGCCGGCGCGTCCACCACGTTCGGCTTCACCGTCAACGGCACCGGCACCCCGAGCGGCTGCACGATCGACGGCGTGTCCTGCTCCGGCGGCGGCACCCCGACCACGTCCCCGCCGGGCACCCCGCCGCCCACCACGCCGCCGCCGGCCGGTGGGACCCCGGTCGCCCAGCACGGTCAGCTGCGCGTCTGCGGCACCGGCATGTGCAACAGCGGCGGCGCCCGGGTGCAGCTGCGCGGCATCAGCAGCATGTGGCTGAACTGGGAGACCCAGCCGTACGCGGAGAACCTGTCCGCGCTGACCTGGATGCGCGACAACTGGAACCTGCAGGTCATCCGGGCTGCGATGGGCGTGGAGCCGGAGGGCGCCTACCTGAGTAACCCGTCGAAGGCGCGCGCCCAGGTAGAGACGATCATCAACAACGCGGTCACCGCCGGGGTGTACGTGATCGTCGACTGGCACGACCACGCGGCGGAGAACCACCAGGCGCAGTCGGTCGCGTTCTTCTCCGACCTGGCCCGCCGCTACGGCCACCTGCCGAACGTGATCTGGGAGCCGTACAACGAGCCGCTGCAGGTCGGCTGGACCAGCGTGATCAAGCCGTATCACCAGGCCGTGGTGACCGCGATCCGGCAGCACGACCCGGACAACATCATCGTGCTCGGCACGCCCACCTGGTCGCAGGACGTCGACGCGGCCGCGGCCAGCCCGGTGCAGGGTACGAACCTGATGTACACGCTGCACTTCTACTCGTGCACGCACGGCGCGTCGCTGCGGGCCAAGGGTGACGCGGCGATCCGGGCCGGTCTGGCGCTGTTCGTCACCGAGTGGGGCGCCAGTCACGCCGACGGCGGTCTCGACGGCCGCATCTGCCAGTCCGAGGCGCAGGCCTGGATCGACTGGATGCGGGCCAACGGCATCTCGTGGACCGCGTGGAAGCTCGACGTCGGCACCGACACCACCAACCTGCTGTCCCCGGGCGCCCCGGTGACCGGCGGCTGGACCAACTACCTGCGCGGCCACGGCCCGTTCGTGGTCGCCAGCATGCGCTGA
- a CDS encoding Lsr2 dimerization domain-containing protein, with translation MATRIVAPLAGDLDGGAADRTVTSGLDGVFCDIGLSERNAERLRAAPEPFIARAPASTGSGRRECVAT, from the coding sequence GTGGCCACACGCATCGTCGCGCCCCTGGCCGGCGATCTCGACGGCGGCGCCGCCGACCGGACCGTCACGTCCGGTCTCGACGGCGTCTTCTGCGACATCGGCCTGTCCGAGCGGAACGCGGAACGGCTACGTGCCGCGCCGGAACCGTTCATCGCCAGGGCGCCCGCGTCGACCGGGAGCGGGCGCCGAGAATGCGTCGCGACATGA